In Mongoliitalea daihaiensis, one DNA window encodes the following:
- the dinB gene encoding DNA polymerase IV — protein MIEETTIRKIIHVDMDAFYASVEQMDNPDLRGKPVAVGGNRERGVVAAASYEARKYGVRSAMSGKMAALKCPHLIFVPPRFERYKELSYHIREIFYAYTDLVEPLSLDEAFLDVTTNKVNNPSATLLAQEIRKRIKDEVGLHASAGISYNKFLAKTASDINKPNGQAVILPKDAEVFLEKLPIERFYGVGKVTAEKMNKLGIYNGYDLKQYSLQFLTKKFGKSGLHYFNIVRGNHQSEVQPNRLRKSLSAENTFEQDLPTVADCLGALEEVLVEVQKRMERTGIKGRTVTLKIKYSDFTIQTRSKTFEQYPETDKIWETVQALLEQEVLKMPVRLLGIGLSNLNIEEEKILFGKQLHFDFEGFE, from the coding sequence ATGATTGAAGAAACGACCATACGGAAAATTATTCATGTGGACATGGATGCTTTTTATGCATCGGTAGAGCAGATGGATAATCCTGATCTAAGAGGTAAGCCGGTGGCCGTTGGAGGAAATCGAGAACGGGGGGTAGTGGCGGCTGCTTCCTATGAAGCCAGAAAGTATGGCGTAAGGTCTGCTATGTCAGGCAAAATGGCCGCCTTGAAATGTCCCCACCTGATATTCGTGCCACCAAGATTTGAGCGATATAAAGAGCTTTCCTATCACATCCGAGAAATCTTTTATGCCTATACCGATTTGGTAGAACCTTTATCTCTTGATGAGGCCTTTTTGGATGTTACCACAAATAAGGTCAATAACCCTTCTGCTACATTATTGGCCCAGGAAATTAGGAAAAGGATTAAAGATGAGGTTGGCCTACATGCCTCTGCTGGAATTTCTTACAATAAATTCTTGGCCAAAACAGCCTCTGATATCAACAAACCCAATGGACAGGCAGTCATCTTACCCAAGGATGCGGAAGTTTTTTTGGAAAAATTACCCATCGAACGGTTTTATGGCGTAGGGAAAGTAACCGCTGAGAAAATGAATAAGCTTGGTATTTACAATGGCTACGACCTCAAGCAGTATTCCCTGCAGTTTTTAACCAAAAAATTTGGGAAGTCAGGCCTGCATTACTTCAATATCGTCAGAGGTAACCATCAGAGTGAAGTACAGCCAAACCGCCTTCGAAAATCGCTTTCGGCTGAAAATACCTTCGAGCAGGACTTACCGACCGTTGCTGATTGTTTGGGGGCCTTGGAGGAGGTATTGGTGGAGGTCCAAAAGCGCATGGAACGAACTGGCATCAAAGGACGTACTGTCACGCTGAAAATCAAGTATTCGGATTTCACCATTCAGACCCGTAGTAAAACCTTTGAGCAATACCCTGAAACAGATAAAATTTGGGAAACGGTGCAGGCTTTATTGGAACAAGAGGTCCTAAAAATGCCTGTTCGCTTATTGGGTATTGGGCTATCAAACCTGAATATTGAAGAAGAAAAAATACTTTTCGGAAAGCAGCTGCATTTTGATTTTGAAGGCTTTGAATAA
- the cas3 gene encoding CRISPR-associated helicase Cas3', which yields MEHLLAKSAPEYTSLKDHLLHVSYAAKAFANYLKMDELVAFNGAILHDLGKAHPEFQRRVKGNGQNSKVFRHEISSLLFLSVFPESEYSALLDMVIAHHKSAKNDAGDKGLLDLENGYDYIDFHVGNWEQWAPEAFRLIQEIGIQCAPFGEKEARHNLSYAISYCKKQTKTRGYSKWRGLLMGSDHFASALINDTEQKLSKAFKTPNLSFYNRSHPLYPLSFKETASSKKHTLVVASTGAGKTDYLFKRTQGRVFYTLPFQASINAMFKRVYMDLKMDNPDLDIRVLHSASMVVRQNGKEEESVLQPLFGSAIKILTPHQLAAIAFGMKGYEAMLLDLKGCDFILDEIHTYTGISQAIVLKLVQILKELDCSIHIGTATMPTKLYQKIVEELGEDILLEKLTLEELDEFDRHTLYKINSFEESLPKISQAIEEDKKNLVVFNRVARAQEAYDQLKVMYPEIPILLLHSRFKRGDRNFKEKQLLGLDEDGNPNGEFNTSTKACIVVSTQIVEVSLDISFDLMVTETAPIDAMIQRFGRVNRKRTKDTIGKTKPIYIIAPPENKNDALPYDLEVLKRSYEVLEDSQVLKERDLQGKIDYVFPEIDFMDIEEHAVFKSDGRITIDKLTHRSKSILFELLEIDSVSCICEGDLEMYENTDFEKRLELEIPVRYFAVRGMNQVQKGNKPFIIPDKAYDFEIGLDVKKIRENNFDVNNQIL from the coding sequence ATGGAACATCTTCTTGCCAAATCTGCTCCAGAATACACTTCCTTAAAAGATCATCTTTTACACGTGTCCTATGCCGCAAAAGCATTTGCCAACTATCTAAAGATGGATGAATTAGTAGCATTCAATGGTGCAATCCTACATGATTTGGGAAAGGCTCACCCTGAGTTTCAAAGAAGAGTTAAAGGAAACGGACAAAATAGCAAAGTATTCAGACATGAAATAAGTTCTCTTCTTTTCTTATCCGTGTTTCCAGAATCAGAATATTCGGCTTTATTGGATATGGTTATCGCCCATCATAAATCAGCCAAAAATGATGCTGGAGACAAAGGGTTGCTGGACTTGGAAAACGGATATGACTATATTGACTTTCATGTTGGTAATTGGGAGCAATGGGCTCCAGAAGCGTTTAGACTAATACAAGAGATTGGAATACAGTGTGCTCCATTTGGTGAGAAAGAAGCTCGCCACAACCTTTCATACGCTATATCTTATTGCAAAAAGCAAACGAAAACCAGAGGGTATTCAAAGTGGAGAGGCTTGCTAATGGGATCAGATCACTTTGCTTCGGCTTTGATTAATGATACAGAGCAAAAGCTTAGCAAGGCTTTTAAGACACCAAATCTTTCATTCTATAACCGTTCACATCCACTTTATCCGCTTTCCTTTAAAGAAACGGCTTCATCAAAGAAACATACCTTGGTTGTGGCCAGTACAGGTGCAGGCAAAACAGACTATCTTTTCAAAAGAACCCAGGGACGGGTTTTTTATACTCTTCCGTTTCAGGCTTCTATCAACGCCATGTTTAAACGGGTGTACATGGACCTAAAAATGGACAATCCTGACTTGGATATACGAGTTCTCCATTCTGCTTCCATGGTCGTCAGACAAAATGGTAAAGAAGAGGAAAGTGTCTTACAACCACTTTTCGGTTCAGCAATTAAAATTCTAACTCCCCATCAACTAGCAGCCATTGCCTTTGGAATGAAAGGTTATGAAGCCATGCTGTTAGATTTAAAAGGCTGTGATTTCATTTTAGATGAAATCCATACCTACACTGGGATATCCCAAGCAATCGTATTGAAATTGGTTCAGATCCTTAAGGAGCTTGACTGCTCCATTCATATAGGTACGGCCACCATGCCTACAAAACTATATCAGAAAATAGTAGAAGAATTGGGTGAGGATATTTTGTTAGAGAAACTGACCCTCGAAGAGTTGGATGAATTTGATAGACATACCTTATACAAAATCAATTCATTTGAAGAGAGTTTGCCAAAAATCAGCCAAGCCATTGAAGAAGATAAAAAAAATTTGGTAGTCTTTAACCGTGTCGCAAGAGCGCAGGAAGCCTATGACCAATTAAAAGTAATGTATCCCGAAATCCCAATCCTTTTGCTCCACAGTCGCTTTAAAAGAGGCGATAGAAATTTTAAGGAGAAACAACTACTAGGCTTGGATGAGGACGGAAATCCAAACGGTGAATTCAATACTTCTACCAAGGCATGTATTGTCGTATCTACTCAGATCGTAGAAGTAAGTCTGGATATCAGTTTTGACCTTATGGTAACTGAGACAGCACCTATCGATGCTATGATACAGCGCTTTGGTAGAGTAAACAGAAAAAGAACCAAGGACACTATAGGGAAAACCAAACCCATCTATATAATCGCACCTCCAGAAAATAAAAACGATGCCTTGCCTTATGATTTGGAAGTGCTTAAAAGATCCTATGAAGTTTTAGAGGATAGCCAGGTTTTAAAGGAAAGGGATTTGCAAGGTAAAATTGACTATGTATTTCCAGAGATTGATTTTATGGATATAGAAGAACATGCTGTATTCAAATCTGATGGCAGAATTACCATTGACAAACTTACTCACAGAAGCAAGTCCATTCTATTTGAATTACTCGAAATAGACAGTGTATCCTGTATTTGTGAAGGAGATTTGGAGATGTATGAAAATACTGATTTTGAAAAGAGACTAGAGCTAGAGATTCCAGTAAGGTATTTTGCGGTGAGAGGAATGAACCAAGTACAAAAAGGAAATAAGCCCTTTATCATACCTGATAAAGCATATGATTTTGAAATTGGCTTAGATGTAAAGAAAATCAGAGAAAACAACTTTGATGTAAATAACCAAATATTATGA
- the cas1b gene encoding type I-B CRISPR-associated endonuclease Cas1b, giving the protein MKKTYYLFNPGRMSRKDNTLKFTPVDESGKEGMPKYIPVEGVSDFYCFGSLDANSALYNFLGKNGISVHFFDYYEHYTGSFQSKEYLLAGKMQINQTQHYLHTGKRMAIAQKLITGAAFNMSKNLKYYHNRGKDLEIQLTKIDLYAQEIENTTTISGLMGIEGNIRQVYYQAFDIIIKDHAMEGRSKQPPMNELNALISFGNMMCYTLCLDQIYHTQLNPTISFLHEPGYRRYSLALDLAEIFKPILVDRIIFRVLNKKEIQSKDFDFHVNKVILKESGKKVFIRAFEERLNETIKHRTLNKQVSYKSLVKLECYKLSKHLLEMETYQPFKIWW; this is encoded by the coding sequence ATGAAAAAGACCTATTATCTTTTTAATCCTGGACGAATGAGTCGAAAGGACAATACGCTCAAATTCACTCCTGTAGATGAATCTGGCAAAGAAGGTATGCCTAAGTACATCCCAGTAGAGGGAGTATCTGATTTCTATTGTTTCGGTTCACTAGATGCCAACAGTGCACTTTACAATTTTCTAGGAAAAAATGGGATAAGCGTGCACTTTTTCGATTATTACGAGCACTACACCGGAAGCTTCCAGTCCAAAGAGTATTTGCTAGCTGGTAAAATGCAAATCAACCAAACCCAGCATTACCTCCATACTGGTAAGCGTATGGCCATTGCCCAGAAGTTGATCACTGGAGCAGCATTCAATATGTCCAAAAACCTGAAATATTACCATAATCGAGGCAAAGACTTGGAAATCCAGCTGACGAAAATCGACCTCTATGCGCAAGAAATTGAAAATACTACTACGATCTCAGGTCTTATGGGAATAGAAGGGAATATTCGGCAGGTGTATTATCAGGCATTTGACATTATAATAAAGGACCATGCAATGGAAGGACGCAGCAAGCAGCCTCCCATGAATGAACTTAATGCTTTGATTTCATTTGGGAATATGATGTGCTATACATTATGCTTGGATCAAATTTACCATACCCAATTAAACCCTACAATCAGCTTTTTGCATGAACCTGGATATAGAAGGTATTCTTTGGCGCTTGATTTAGCGGAGATTTTCAAACCGATTTTAGTGGATAGGATTATATTCAGGGTATTAAACAAAAAAGAAATCCAATCCAAAGATTTTGATTTTCATGTCAACAAAGTGATTTTAAAAGAGTCTGGCAAAAAAGTTTTTATCCGAGCTTTTGAAGAGCGCCTTAATGAAACCATCAAACACCGGACATTAAACAAGCAAGTGAGTTACAAAAGTTTAGTAAAATTAGAATGCTACAAACTGAGCAAGCACCTGCTGGAAATGGAAACCTATCAGCCATTTAAGATTTGGTGGTAG
- a CDS encoding CRISPR-associated protein Cas4, producing the protein MNITGTHIAYLHTCHRKLWLFANGIQMEHTSQIVAEGKLIAETTYLDRARKYTELELDGIKIDYYDAKNQVIHEVKKSDKVEHAHFAQVKYYLYILIKNGIENPSAILEYPKMKQRQIVDWDEGDLAEVEKWKSECSAITHQYDCPPLLKKSICKKCSYHDFCYAGEEYEL; encoded by the coding sequence ATGAACATCACCGGAACACATATTGCTTACCTCCACACCTGTCATAGGAAACTTTGGCTATTTGCCAATGGAATCCAAATGGAACATACCTCTCAAATTGTGGCTGAAGGAAAACTAATTGCTGAGACCACCTATTTGGACAGAGCGAGAAAATACACAGAACTCGAGCTGGATGGTATCAAAATCGATTACTATGATGCCAAAAATCAAGTGATTCATGAAGTAAAAAAATCCGATAAGGTAGAGCATGCACATTTTGCCCAAGTAAAATACTACCTCTATATATTGATCAAAAATGGCATAGAAAATCCCTCTGCCATCCTTGAATACCCAAAAATGAAACAACGACAAATCGTCGATTGGGACGAAGGAGATTTGGCTGAAGTAGAAAAATGGAAAAGCGAATGTTCTGCTATCACTCATCAGTATGACTGCCCTCCATTATTAAAAAAATCAATCTGCAAAAAATGTAGCTACCACGATTTTTGCTATGCCGGAGAGGAATATGAACTATAA
- the cas2 gene encoding CRISPR-associated endonuclease Cas2: protein MYIILVYDIGEKRVGKMLKLCRKYLNWIQNSVFEGEITEVKYKELIIYAKKIMKIEEDSLIVFKSREEKWLDKEVIGQERNDLDTFI from the coding sequence ATGTACATAATTTTAGTCTACGATATCGGAGAAAAGCGAGTTGGCAAGATGCTGAAGCTTTGTAGAAAATACTTGAACTGGATTCAGAATTCGGTATTTGAAGGAGAGATCACAGAGGTGAAGTACAAAGAGTTGATAATCTACGCCAAGAAGATAATGAAAATCGAGGAAGATAGTTTAATTGTATTTAAGAGTAGAGAAGAAAAATGGCTGGATAAAGAGGTCATTGGACAAGAAAGAAATGATTTGGATACCTTTATTTAG
- the cas6 gene encoding CRISPR-associated endoribonuclease Cas6, producing the protein MRFKINLSRISRGKFIPINYQYELSSVIYKIINNSDSDFAKFLHETGYSVKGNSFKLFTFSQIKFDKSKVYTSEQRIEHQGEFAYFFISFLVDKAAEEFVKGLFIYQKISIGDKISRVDFEVVGIEGCTPPVFQERMNYRCISPLLIKQKRADGGENYLEPEHALYKEILIQNLCNKALAFALTIEHKFLTESIPACELVVNGKIYKKGIRIKQHTQMASHLIGYMFEFELTAPLELHEIGFYAGFGHLGSQGFGCVEVKD; encoded by the coding sequence ATGAGGTTCAAAATAAATCTATCAAGAATAAGTAGAGGAAAATTTATTCCAATTAACTATCAATACGAATTATCGTCTGTCATTTATAAAATCATCAATAATTCAGATAGTGATTTCGCGAAATTTTTGCATGAAACAGGCTACTCCGTCAAGGGGAATAGTTTCAAACTCTTTACTTTTTCTCAGATAAAGTTTGATAAAAGCAAGGTATACACAAGCGAGCAGCGAATCGAACATCAGGGTGAATTTGCTTATTTTTTTATAAGTTTTTTGGTAGATAAAGCAGCCGAAGAATTTGTCAAGGGCTTATTTATTTACCAAAAGATTAGCATAGGTGATAAAATTTCTAGGGTTGATTTTGAAGTAGTAGGGATAGAAGGCTGTACACCACCAGTATTTCAAGAAAGAATGAACTATCGCTGCATTTCTCCTTTGCTAATTAAGCAAAAAAGAGCCGATGGAGGTGAGAACTACTTAGAGCCTGAACATGCCCTTTACAAAGAAATTCTAATTCAAAATCTATGCAATAAGGCTCTTGCATTTGCATTAACCATTGAACATAAATTTTTGACAGAATCGATTCCTGCTTGTGAACTAGTGGTCAATGGAAAAATCTATAAAAAAGGAATACGTATCAAACAGCATACTCAAATGGCCTCTCACCTTATAGGGTATATGTTTGAATTTGAACTAACTGCACCGCTAGAACTTCATGAAATAGGCTTTTATGCCGGTTTTGGACATTTAGGCAGTCAGGGTTTTGGGTGTGTGGAGGTGAAAGATTGA
- a CDS encoding CRISPR-associated protein Cas7 — protein sequence MNTIYIRTLKRAEHTVFNVANGQKYYYDVQFNKRIPFSSGQQVKRSLIDALCEAIDQIPSPTTFLFEVDKQKKLKEGEVYGTCDPTYADQLFGGWMKASKGGGERTLKRRSPLSISAMRALHPLLAGLDSNGGEAGSFDRSERSNNAVIIRDDKGNILTDEEIDIVLKTEGNTDRSLGRKWLNPAERATGLFVFDIAIDLRRLFSVSTNQLEPEMADATIAKLKEEGWIESKNVFGPCLVAPKSIREEWIKGLAHAIINWRITSNQSRTFSLMDTLAVSISDNANLIAGSIRAKLSEEDSRKADPIIDENLNGVETFISLQAGGFIHTKGETADALDRAEQALIDKMSAFDYENQIA from the coding sequence ATGAATACTATTTATATAAGAACTTTAAAGAGAGCTGAGCACACCGTTTTCAATGTGGCCAATGGGCAAAAGTACTACTATGATGTTCAGTTTAACAAGAGAATTCCTTTTTCCAGTGGACAACAGGTAAAGCGTTCATTGATTGACGCCCTTTGCGAGGCGATTGACCAAATCCCGTCGCCTACGACCTTTCTGTTTGAGGTAGACAAACAGAAGAAACTTAAAGAAGGAGAGGTTTATGGAACATGTGACCCTACATATGCCGATCAACTATTTGGAGGCTGGATGAAAGCTTCAAAAGGTGGTGGAGAAAGAACGCTAAAAAGAAGAAGTCCTCTGTCCATTTCTGCCATGAGGGCATTACACCCATTATTAGCTGGATTAGACTCCAACGGAGGAGAAGCTGGCTCGTTTGACAGAAGTGAACGCTCGAATAATGCCGTGATTATTCGGGATGATAAAGGGAATATTCTAACTGACGAAGAAATCGATATCGTTTTGAAAACCGAAGGAAATACAGATAGAAGCCTAGGAAGAAAATGGCTGAATCCTGCTGAAAGGGCAACAGGCCTCTTCGTATTTGACATTGCAATTGATTTGAGGAGACTTTTTTCTGTTAGCACCAATCAGTTGGAGCCGGAGATGGCAGATGCTACAATAGCCAAACTGAAAGAGGAAGGCTGGATTGAATCCAAAAATGTGTTTGGTCCTTGCCTAGTCGCTCCTAAATCAATAAGGGAAGAATGGATCAAAGGTTTGGCGCATGCTATAATTAACTGGCGAATCACTTCTAACCAATCTAGAACCTTTAGCTTAATGGACACCCTCGCCGTCTCCATTAGTGATAATGCCAATTTGATTGCAGGAAGTATTCGAGCCAAGTTATCAGAAGAAGATTCGCGAAAAGCTGATCCAATTATTGATGAAAATCTGAATGGAGTAGAAACATTTATTTCGCTTCAAGCAGGAGGTTTTATTCATACTAAGGGAGAAACAGCTGATGCCCTTGACCGTGCAGAACAAGCGCTAATTGATAAAATGTCTGCCTTTGATTACGAAAACCAAATCGCTTAA
- the cas6 gene encoding CRISPR-associated endoribonuclease Cas6, which yields MRLNIKLSQNTESVPFDYQRSLVGTFHKWLGENHVHDDISLYSLSWLMGGKIDKKSFDFKNGAYWQISSYDTALIKTLIKGIQHDPELNFGMRVKEVSIMTEPTVESIQRFYLNSPIFIKRKLEDRVHHYTFSDAESGLYMTQTLQVKLEKAGLDPNGVKVYFDSTYQKPSTKMINYNGIKCRASICPVILEGSEEQLKFAWNVGIGNSTGIGFGSLK from the coding sequence ATGAGATTAAATATAAAACTTAGCCAAAATACTGAATCAGTTCCTTTCGATTATCAAAGAAGTCTTGTTGGCACATTCCATAAATGGCTTGGAGAAAACCATGTTCACGATGATATTTCTCTGTATTCTCTGTCGTGGCTAATGGGTGGTAAAATTGATAAAAAAAGTTTTGATTTTAAAAATGGTGCCTATTGGCAAATCAGTTCTTATGATACAGCTTTGATTAAAACACTTATCAAAGGAATTCAGCATGATCCTGAATTGAATTTTGGAATGAGAGTCAAAGAAGTATCGATTATGACTGAACCAACAGTTGAGTCTATCCAAAGATTTTACTTAAACAGCCCCATATTCATTAAGAGGAAATTAGAAGATAGAGTGCATCATTATACATTCTCTGATGCTGAATCAGGGCTTTATATGACTCAAACCCTACAAGTGAAACTCGAAAAGGCAGGTCTTGACCCAAATGGTGTAAAGGTCTATTTTGACTCTACATATCAAAAACCAAGTACCAAGATGATCAATTATAATGGCATCAAGTGCAGAGCGAGTATTTGTCCCGTGATTCTTGAAGGGAGTGAAGAACAGCTCAAATTCGCTTGGAATGTGGGCATTGGGAATAGTACTGGAATTGGATTTGGCTCTTTAAAATAA
- a CDS encoding S41 family peptidase, translating into MKKKSMFFMLLCCLMAAGSIRAQEAPQWLRYPSISPDGGLIAFTYKGDIYTISSQGGKANQLTFHEAHDFMPVWSKDGQSIAFASDRYGNFDVYIMPAQGGNATRLTYHSNDEMPYSFSSDGKHVIFGGVRQDLAEHRQYPTGSQPELYQVPIKGGRVDQVWTIPSESLSVSKDGSKMLYQDKKGGENEWRKKHQSGIARDIWVYDRASNSHQMLTSFYGEDRNPVFAPNGEDFYYLSEEQGSFNVWKASISNPANKQALTSLKDFPVRFLSISDDGLMSFSYDGQLYTLREGGQPQLVDVSLTTQSISNSDSFITINGEVREMSLSADGKEIAFISRGEVFVTSVDGSLTKRITTTPEQERFVQFAPDGKSIIYAAERGGKWQILQTKRVREKEEPFFFASTLLQEEVLVSKDVDVYQPKLSPDGKKLAYIENRKNLIVMDLATKASVTLMDDTQLYHMQDGDQFFSWSPDSKWLLAEFNPTMANGEVVLLDVTGKKPMENISQNGFRDYRPKWVNGGKQILWFSNRDGLKSLATSGGSQGDVYTLFLTKEGFDKFNMSKEDFDLMKEVEKANKKGDDKKAEDKKEDSKKVEEVKIDWDDLIYRKAKLTIHSSSLGDAVLDKEGEKLYYLARFEKGMNLWSTDLRTKETKMELKLDTGFGSLEWDSEMKNLFLLANGSISKITSNGTKREQIKIAGEMTLDTDLERKAMFDHIRIRTKGAFYTPDMHGVDWDALADAHEKYLPHIGNGYEFAEMISELIGELNVSHAGARYSRRVAQSDATASLGIFMDYAYEGDGIKIAEILKDGPLDKAGLDISPGMIIEKIDGQLISKDQDVAMYLNRKADKFTLLELIQPQGNVRKQVTVKPISLGAENQLLYKRWVRKNQEEVDKLSGGKLGYVHIPGMSDGPFRTTYEEMMGKYHDRAGVIVDTRFNGGGDLVADLAMFFTGEKFITYAVEGRDVGYEPTFRWTKPTLAMFNEANYSDGHCFACGYSDLQIGKTVGMPTPGTCSFAGWESLPNGGRWGIVPISAKDKQGNWMENNETKPQFEVKNMPGKIDQGIDQQLEKAVEELMKDVK; encoded by the coding sequence ATGAAAAAGAAATCTATGTTTTTCATGCTCCTTTGTTGTCTTATGGCAGCAGGAAGCATACGTGCACAAGAGGCACCGCAATGGCTGCGTTACCCTTCCATATCACCTGATGGTGGGTTGATCGCATTTACTTACAAAGGTGATATCTACACGATTTCTTCCCAAGGAGGAAAAGCCAATCAGTTGACATTTCACGAGGCGCATGATTTCATGCCTGTATGGAGTAAGGATGGTCAAAGCATTGCTTTCGCATCCGATCGCTATGGAAATTTCGACGTGTACATCATGCCTGCTCAAGGAGGAAATGCCACCCGATTGACCTACCATTCCAATGATGAGATGCCCTATAGTTTTTCTTCCGATGGTAAGCATGTCATTTTTGGAGGGGTGCGTCAGGATTTGGCCGAACACAGACAATACCCGACGGGTTCACAGCCGGAATTATATCAAGTACCCATCAAAGGGGGTAGAGTGGATCAAGTATGGACGATTCCATCCGAATCCCTGAGTGTATCGAAAGATGGTAGCAAAATGCTTTACCAGGATAAAAAGGGGGGAGAGAATGAATGGAGAAAAAAACATCAATCCGGTATAGCTCGTGATATTTGGGTGTATGACCGCGCTAGCAATTCCCATCAAATGTTGACCTCTTTTTATGGAGAGGACAGGAATCCAGTATTTGCTCCGAATGGAGAAGATTTCTACTATTTATCTGAGGAACAAGGGAGTTTTAACGTTTGGAAGGCTTCAATCTCCAATCCTGCGAACAAGCAAGCCTTGACATCTTTGAAGGATTTTCCAGTACGTTTTTTGAGTATTTCGGATGATGGCTTGATGAGCTTTTCGTACGATGGACAGTTGTATACACTTCGTGAAGGTGGACAGCCACAATTGGTGGACGTTTCCTTGACCACTCAGTCCATCAGCAATTCCGATAGTTTCATTACCATCAATGGAGAAGTGAGAGAAATGTCCTTGTCTGCTGACGGCAAAGAAATTGCATTTATTTCCAGGGGTGAGGTATTCGTGACTTCCGTAGATGGATCGTTGACCAAAAGAATTACAACAACTCCGGAACAAGAGCGTTTTGTTCAGTTTGCTCCAGATGGCAAATCCATCATCTATGCAGCGGAGCGTGGCGGTAAGTGGCAGATTTTGCAAACTAAGCGTGTACGGGAAAAAGAAGAGCCGTTCTTCTTTGCCAGTACCTTGCTTCAAGAAGAAGTTTTGGTATCGAAGGATGTAGATGTATATCAGCCTAAACTCTCACCTGATGGGAAAAAGTTAGCTTACATCGAAAATCGCAAGAATTTAATCGTAATGGATTTGGCTACAAAGGCCAGTGTTACGCTGATGGACGATACACAATTGTATCATATGCAGGACGGAGATCAGTTTTTTTCGTGGAGTCCGGATAGTAAATGGTTGTTGGCGGAATTTAATCCGACTATGGCTAATGGAGAGGTGGTTTTATTGGATGTCACAGGGAAGAAACCCATGGAGAATATTTCTCAAAATGGTTTCCGAGATTACAGACCAAAGTGGGTCAATGGTGGGAAACAGATTTTGTGGTTTTCCAATCGGGATGGGTTGAAAAGTTTGGCCACCAGTGGAGGCTCTCAAGGGGATGTTTACACACTCTTCCTGACCAAAGAAGGATTCGATAAATTCAACATGAGTAAGGAAGATTTCGATTTGATGAAGGAAGTCGAAAAAGCCAACAAAAAAGGGGATGATAAAAAAGCCGAGGATAAGAAAGAAGATTCCAAAAAAGTAGAAGAAGTTAAAATCGATTGGGATGATTTGATTTATCGCAAAGCAAAGTTGACCATACATTCGTCCTCACTAGGAGATGCCGTTTTGGATAAGGAGGGAGAGAAACTGTATTACTTGGCGCGCTTTGAAAAAGGAATGAATTTATGGAGCACAGATTTGCGTACCAAAGAAACCAAGATGGAACTGAAACTCGACACGGGTTTTGGTTCTTTGGAATGGGATTCGGAGATGAAAAATCTGTTTTTATTGGCCAATGGTTCTATTTCTAAGATTACGAGTAACGGGACCAAGCGGGAGCAGATTAAAATTGCAGGGGAGATGACCTTGGATACGGACTTGGAAAGAAAGGCGATGTTTGATCACATTCGTATCCGAACCAAAGGGGCATTTTACACCCCAGATATGCATGGAGTGGATTGGGATGCGTTGGCAGATGCCCACGAAAAATACCTACCACATATCGGCAATGGCTATGAGTTTGCAGAGATGATCTCCGAATTGATTGGGGAGCTGAATGTGTCTCATGCCGGTGCACGCTACTCCAGAAGAGTCGCTCAATCGGATGCTACGGCGAGTTTGGGAATATTTATGGATTATGCTTACGAGGGTGACGGCATCAAGATTGCAGAGATTTTGAAGGATGGGCCTTTGGATAAGGCTGGTTTGGATATTAGTCCGGGCATGATCATCGAAAAAATTGATGGGCAGCTGATTTCTAAGGATCAGGATGTAGCCATGTATCTGAATCGTAAGGCGGATAAATTCACCTTGTTGGAATTGATCCAACCTCAGGGCAATGTACGCAAGCAAGTGACTGTCAAACCAATAAGCTTGGGTGCAGAAAACCAATTGCTATACAAGCGTTGGGTAAGAAAAAATCAAGAAGAGGTAGATAAGTTGTCCGGAGGTAAGTTGGGCTATGTTCATATCCCAGGCATGTCAGATGGGCCTTTCCGTACGACTTATGAGGAAATGATGGGTAAATATCATGACCGAGCAGGTGTGATTGTGGATACCCGTTTCAATGGAGGAGGAGACTTGGTAGCAGATTTGGCCATGTTCTTCACGGGAGAAAAGTTCATCACCTATGCAGTGGAAGGCAGAGATGTAGGCTATGAACCAACCTTCCGATGGACCAAGCCAACGTTAGCGATGTTTAACGAAGCGAATTATTCGGATGGGCATTGCTTTGCTTGTGGGTATTCGGATTTGCAAATCGGCAAAACAGTAGGGATGCCAACACCAGGAACCTGTTCCTTTGCAGGCTGGGAGTCATTGCCCAACGGAGGTCGCTGGGGTATCGTGCCCATATCGGCTAAGGACAAGCAAGGCAACTGGATGGAAAACAACGAAACCAAGCCACAGTTTGAAGTGAAAAATATGCCTGGAAAGATTGATCAAGGGATCGATCAGCAGTTGGAAAAAGCTGTGGAGGAGTTGATGAAGGATGTAAAGTAA